TAACATGAGAGAGCTTTAGCAAAGTCATTTCTACGTGCAAACGTTGGTTTTTACTATTTTTATAACCCAATTCACAAGCAGACGCTAGATTTAGAGCCGACATCAAAAATGAGAAGGACGAACTGGCAGCCTGTGATTTATATTTTTCCTTCACAGCATCTGAAAGCTCCAACAAAGAAATAGTAGCAGCATCTTTAGCTACTAACAAATCACGTAAATGCTCACACAAGCCCACTATAAAATTATGTCCATCAAAACCTTTTTTCAATATTTCATCAAAAATGAGTAAGGCTTCTGTGTGATTTCTACTCAAGAAAGCATCAGTCAGTTTGAAATAATAATCATAATCCAAAACGTGCAAGTTCTCAATAGCACGAGCGTAGGTCAGCTTTCTGTCTGGCGAAAAAGTAACGAGCATATCAAAAATAGAAAGTGCATCACGCAATGCTCCATCTGCTTTTCTTCCAACAAGTTGAAGGGCTTCTTCTTCTGCTTCTACATTCTCGTTTTTTGCAATTTTTTCCAAATGACGAGCTACATCATTGGGTTGGATTCTATTAAAATCAAAAATTTGACAACGAGACAAAATAGTAGGAATAATTTTATGCTTTTCCGTTGTTGCCAAAATAAAAATAGCATACGAAGGGGGTTCTTCCAATGTTTTGAGAAAAGCATTAAAGGCTTGATTGGAAAGCATGTGAACCTCATCAATAATGTAAACCTTCTTCTTTCCAGCTTGAGGGGGGTAACGAACCTGTTCTATAAGATTGCGAATATCTTCAACAGAGTTGTTAGAGGCAGCATCTAACTCACTAATATTCAGTGAACTACCACTGTTAAAAGACTTACAAGAACTACATTCATCACAAGGTTCGGTTTCTGCTGTAATATTCAGACAGTTGATGGTTTTTGCCAAAATACGAGAGCAAGTCGTCTTACCCACACCACGAGGACCACAGAATAAAAAAGCCTGTGCCAGTTGGTTAGAACGAATAGCATTTTTGAGTGTGTCAGTAATATGAGACTGTCCCACAACTGCATCAAAGGTATCTGGGCGATATTTACGTGCCGAAACTACATAATTTTCCATTCGACGAAGTTACGAAGAAATATGAGTTTTTGGTAGTTATTTTTTGCTAATTATACTGGAAAAATAAAATAACCTTAGCTAAAAAAATCATAACTAAGGTTATCCATATAGATAAAACTATGAAATAGAGGCTTATACTTTCTCTACTAAAGCAGGAAAGTGTTGTTTTAGATGATTTTCAAAACGAATAAAATCGTTCTCTATATTAGGGTTTTTCATCACATCATAACAAGCAAAAGTTTCTAACGGCTTCATTCCAAAGAATTTAAAATTCATGTGTGTTGGGAAAAATAAATCATCTACGCTCTTACCACCAAAAAGGTATTCATTTTTATCGTCGAAGGCTTCTTTTGGTGCATTGAAAGTAAGGGAAAGCATATATTTTGTGTTTTCTAAATTTCCACCTGTGCCATAATTTTTCTTAGGTTCTTCAGCATTTCTCCCATCGTTATTACAAAGCTTTCCCATCATTCCAGTTGTATAGACCACATCAGCGTATTTTTTAAAACTCCAAGGGTGTCCCATCCAATTTACAGGGCTTTGCAGAAATACAACATCTGCCCAAAGATGATTTTCAATTTCCTCTTCTACGTTGTACTCGTCTTGCATTGTTCTGACTCTGACATTATAACCACTTTCTTCAAAATATTTTTTTGCTTTCTCTGTGAGTGTATTATTTAGTTTTCCCTCTGCAAAAGGATAGTATTCGTGTGCATTAATGATGAATATATTTTTCATTTTTTCGAATGGATTTTAAATTTGTTGTACTGGTAAAATAAGGTTTTTACATAAGATGTATTTGCTATTCTGTGAGCCACAGAACAGGGAAAAGGAGCAATGTCTTATAATTCTTTAAAGCGTTTTCAAGACTTCAATCAACTCTTCTGGATTAGGTCGTTGTGTATAATCTGCATTACTTTCTGCATAGCGAGTGATTCCATTTTTATCTACCAAAAAACGAGCTGGCATTGGGAGGGTCCAATCTTTGTCGCCGTGATGTTCTTCCAAGTCAATTTTGAATTTATCTCTGTAAAGCTCAATAAGCGAATCAGGCATTTTGAATTTTAAACCTAATTTTTGTGCAAACTGGTTGCTTTGGTCATGCAGAATATCAAAATTGAGGTTTTGCGTTTTGATGATTTTTTGTAGATAACTTGTTTTTTCTGGAGAAATAGCTACCATCGTTCCCCCTAATTCCTCAATTTGAGGCAAATATTTATTAAGGTTTGCCAAATCTGCATTGCAGTACGGACACCAAACACCACGATAAAACGTAATCACTAAAAATTTATCTTGATACAACTCTTGAGCAGAAACAATTTTTTCATCTTGATTAGGTAGTTCAAAATTTGGAAGTGAGTTGCCTACTTTGATTACTTTCTCTTCAATATTGGACGCTTTTAAGTCTGCTGTTGCTTTGTGCATTGTCTGAACGTACTCTGAAGGCATTTTTCCTTCTATATTTTTTTTGAGTTGAATGAGTTTCTCTTGGAATGTTGTCATATAGTCTTGAAAAGTCATCTTTAAAAAAGTATCTGGTTGAATAAATTATTTTGTTTTTGACAATGCAAAGTAAGGTAAAATTAATATATTTGTAAAACAGATTTTTTAGATTACACTTAGCTAAATTTTAGATTAATATGAATATTCAATTCTTAAAATACTTCATAACACTCGCTGAAACTCAAAACTTTACACAGGCAGCCGAAAAAAATAATGTAGTGCAGTCAGCTTTTTCGTCTGGGATTAAAAAATTGGAAGAAACGCTAAATTGTAAGCTCTTTTTTAGAGATAAAAGAAACGTAAGGCTTACCAAAGAAGGCGAAATACTTTTGCCACAAGCTAAATCTATACTTAGTATTTGGTACGACATGGAAACAAAATTTGTAGCCGAACAAGCAAAGGTTTTGAATTTGGGTGTACTTGATGTGTTAGATTTTGATGAGATTGTACCGATGATGAAGAGTTTTAATGAACTGTATGGCTCATACAAAATTAATTTGATAGAAGGAGATACAGAAGTTTTATGTGAAAAGTTATTAAAGGAGAAACTAGACGCTGTTTTTATAAAATCTATTCCTACAGAAAAGAAACTAGCTTACAAAATCATCACAGAAGATAAAATGGTAATTGGAGTTCCTCAAACTCACTCGCTGGCTCAAAAAAAAGAAATCGATTTATCAGCAATTCATCAGCTACCTTTCATTCAGCGCAATAACTGTAATCTATATGATGAAATTCAAGAAGTTTTTTCTCAAAAAAATATTGCGCCAAATATCATTTTTAGTGCTAATGGAGACGAGGTAGCAAAATCGTTGGTAGCTTCTGGTTTAGGAATTACGATGCTTCCTAAGCCTAAGAAAGAGCTTGAAGGTATTTGTTGCGTTTCTATAAAAGATGTGGATTTCAAGCGAAAAATAGT
The Bernardetia sp. genome window above contains:
- a CDS encoding LysR family transcriptional regulator, which gives rise to MNIQFLKYFITLAETQNFTQAAEKNNVVQSAFSSGIKKLEETLNCKLFFRDKRNVRLTKEGEILLPQAKSILSIWYDMETKFVAEQAKVLNLGVLDVLDFDEIVPMMKSFNELYGSYKINLIEGDTEVLCEKLLKEKLDAVFIKSIPTEKKLAYKIITEDKMVIGVPQTHSLAQKKEIDLSAIHQLPFIQRNNCNLYDEIQEVFSQKNIAPNIIFSANGDEVAKSLVASGLGITMLPKPKKELEGICCVSIKDVDFKRKIVLAWKKENVQNALKNLLSV
- a CDS encoding peroxiredoxin-like family protein, with the translated sequence MTTFQEKLIQLKKNIEGKMPSEYVQTMHKATADLKASNIEEKVIKVGNSLPNFELPNQDEKIVSAQELYQDKFLVITFYRGVWCPYCNADLANLNKYLPQIEELGGTMVAISPEKTSYLQKIIKTQNLNFDILHDQSNQFAQKLGLKFKMPDSLIELYRDKFKIDLEEHHGDKDWTLPMPARFLVDKNGITRYAESNADYTQRPNPEELIEVLKTL
- a CDS encoding DNA polymerase III subunit gamma/tau → MENYVVSARKYRPDTFDAVVGQSHITDTLKNAIRSNQLAQAFLFCGPRGVGKTTCSRILAKTINCLNITAETEPCDECSSCKSFNSGSSLNISELDAASNNSVEDIRNLIEQVRYPPQAGKKKVYIIDEVHMLSNQAFNAFLKTLEEPPSYAIFILATTEKHKIIPTILSRCQIFDFNRIQPNDVARHLEKIAKNENVEAEEEALQLVGRKADGALRDALSIFDMLVTFSPDRKLTYARAIENLHVLDYDYYFKLTDAFLSRNHTEALLIFDEILKKGFDGHNFIVGLCEHLRDLLVAKDAATISLLELSDAVKEKYKSQAASSSFSFLMSALNLASACELGYKNSKNQRLHVEMTLLKLSHVMAAISIPQLVEDLKKKD
- a CDS encoding NAD(P)H-dependent oxidoreductase; translation: MKNIFIINAHEYYPFAEGKLNNTLTEKAKKYFEESGYNVRVRTMQDEYNVEEEIENHLWADVVFLQSPVNWMGHPWSFKKYADVVYTTGMMGKLCNNDGRNAEEPKKNYGTGGNLENTKYMLSLTFNAPKEAFDDKNEYLFGGKSVDDLFFPTHMNFKFFGMKPLETFACYDVMKNPNIENDFIRFENHLKQHFPALVEKV